Proteins co-encoded in one Acidobacteriota bacterium genomic window:
- a CDS encoding 1-acyl-sn-glycerol-3-phosphate acyltransferase encodes MPEPAEIAVLDGSERIGFRLAHRMNLGVWKRLMTFCQRHIGSLWILIATYNLMNVFGIENVENAAVDKPLVLVANHRSFFDMYTVSSVIFRRTKRPVTLFFPVRAKFFYDSPVGWFVNFVMGWFSMYPPFFREDREVKKREFDKYSMRRLIQLCSQGRGHMIGFHPEGRRNLEGGPYDMLPAQPGIGKVIYSAHPQVIPVFIAGLGNDLPKQILGNWTGGEKVRIWFGEQVDLTPFYEKGDRLRTHKEISDFLMTKIAELGEMDREKFA; translated from the coding sequence GTGCCTGAGCCGGCCGAAATTGCAGTTCTTGACGGCAGCGAACGGATAGGCTTTCGTCTGGCTCACCGTATGAACCTTGGCGTTTGGAAACGCCTGATGACGTTTTGCCAACGCCATATCGGATCGCTGTGGATCTTGATCGCGACCTACAATTTGATGAACGTTTTCGGCATCGAGAATGTTGAAAATGCTGCGGTCGATAAACCATTGGTGCTGGTCGCCAATCACCGCTCCTTCTTCGATATGTACACGGTGTCGAGCGTGATATTTCGCCGTACAAAGCGTCCGGTCACTCTGTTCTTCCCGGTACGCGCGAAGTTTTTTTATGACAGTCCGGTTGGCTGGTTCGTTAATTTTGTGATGGGCTGGTTCTCGATGTATCCGCCGTTCTTTCGCGAAGACAGGGAAGTGAAAAAGCGTGAATTCGACAAATATTCCATGCGTCGGCTCATCCAGCTTTGCAGCCAAGGCCGCGGCCACATGATCGGTTTTCACCCGGAAGGCAGGCGCAATCTCGAGGGCGGGCCGTATGACATGCTGCCAGCACAGCCCGGGATCGGGAAGGTTATTTATTCGGCACATCCGCAGGTAATACCTGTCTTTATAGCCGGTCTCGGGAATGATCTTCCAAAACAGATCCTCGGGAACTGGACCGGCGGCGAGAAAGTTCGCATCTGGTTCGGGGAGCAGGTGGATCTGACCCCGTTTTACGAGAAGGGCGACCGCCTGCGAACTCATAAGGAGATCTCCGATTTTCTTATGACGAAGATAGCCGAGCTTGGCGAAATGGATCGCGAAAAGTTCGCTTGA